In Rutidosis leptorrhynchoides isolate AG116_Rl617_1_P2 chromosome 6, CSIRO_AGI_Rlap_v1, whole genome shotgun sequence, the DNA window tcctgatattttggttcgtaagataagaagatcatATCGGTCACCTAATTTTGTAGATTTTCGACCACAATTTCCAAAGATCTCTTACAGGACGAACAAGAAAACAGGGTAAGAAGGAAGATTGTAAAATATCAACCTGTGAAGTATATGCGAAAGGTTCCATTGAGGAAAATGCCGCAACACTTCAGCTCTcattttcgttggtggtattacgATGAATGATCAGAGGAAGCGGTTATCGTGTTAGACAAAGAtggaggagatgaaaatgatagtataagggtttTGGATCCAGTTTGGTTGAGGAACTGCTGTGAGGAAGATATGTTCACGTTATACTACAACCGGATGCTGTATAGTCCAAAAAATCGTGTGCAGGATGAACAGTACTGCAGAGTTGTGAAACTTTGTTAtctgaagaactgggtgacagatccGTTTACTGATTGATAACTGAATCTTTCTGCTCcacggctaggtcttagggggagtttgttggtgcatgaatccccagccgtagtttatctttacgtttaacacattcggttatgtaataatgtttacttgtGACTATTGATTACGTTTGTGATTGTGTTATCTTACTTtgttaaataatcaatatgttaaactgcatacacagtcgaccgagtgtgtgtacacacCGACTGTGTTACTCAGTCGACCAActgagagacacactcgaccgagtgtgtctcacctgcagtatatatacgggtttgttTCTCTTTTGTAGGGTTACTAGTCGACTGGTTTTTCATCTCCAGATaaccctaacaccatataccaccgaaatatatcgtTTAGAAGTCGATCTAATCTAGTTCTTATCCTAGGTTTGATCTATTCGATCCCGATACGACCCATATCCCAGTTTATCTCTATTCTAGTAAATTCCGTCTCTAGGATAGtttgcaagcgacctaagatccgtgAATAATCGTCTACAAATATAATTTAAGATTTAAGAAAGAACATAAAAAGAGTGAACTATTTTTTTACGGTTATGGTTTATACTTTATACACTGGAAAACAAGTGAGGGAAGTTAAGATGTGTTACCAATGCTATAAAAAAGTAGACTCCGTAAGTCAAACATGTGATGGTCAACCAAGAATTCTTCCCAGCAAGAATAGCATAGATGGAAGCGATTGAGAGGGGCCACGCAAAAAGAAGCTCGAGCCAAGCAATACCAATGAAAAAACGCGGTTTTTCAGATAACAAGTAATTATCAAAATCATAGGTGAACCAGTTCTTGAAGCTTATGAGTATTTCTGGAAAGATACTTGAAGGAAGGATGGTTTGAGCATCAAGAAGTGGAACTGCAAATGCAATTACAATAAAGTAGATCAATAGTATTGCATCGAATAGCTTGATCAAGGTCCACATTTTGGGCCTAGCTTGTTTTAGGACGTTTTTGGAGTGAATTTGATCTTCTTCTAATAATtatgtttaaataaaataaatgggTAATTGATTGATGCTTGCAGGTTGTCAAATTATAGTTGACTTCAAAAATGCTGTCATATTCATATTAAATAAAGACCCAACTGTTAGGTAGGCACATGTCACATGTACTTCATTTCCCGAacgatttttgttttttttttttggtttgaaATGATTATTCGATCATTAAAAAATTGATGTGGGcctaaaatgtgacgacccggaaattttcgaccaaatttaaacttaatctttatatgatttcgacacgataagcaaagtctgtaatgttgagtctcaaaaattttggaactatgttcatatattcaattacccttcgactattctcaacgattcacgaacaattatatttaatttgatgtgcatatataattatatataaatactaattgaaaacattaacaaagtattacgtgtatgataccgtacattaaacttattggtttccatatctatttgatatattgaaCTATCAAAGTTAAAATATAAtgttaaacgattgaattaaaagatatttatcaagtcccttaaggattatgatattgttacgggtctctgttatgaggtccacgttgatttgagaaatcatttctttttaacaatattcggaaaatgataaagtgatttacaagtaagaataaatgtgtcaattaacgagaactagacaagggttagtggagattcatgtttgatttccaatacatgccttacaataatttcctcgtgacttttgataagataactatctagctttcatattatttaacGTGAAAGTGAAATTAAGGAATATAGATGACTTAgaaaatggatatcgacaagttaagtaaattgacatgttacattaagatgatttcatacattcatTGGACTTTACCCTTCAATTCATGAACAAACTATAAAACATGAAACACGTTATATTTTACATGTGATTTTACTTTCcttaaacgttttatgatataacgattgctATTAATATAATCTTTTAATGAGTTCTAATATAATTagctttgaaaaactaaatgttatatcattaaataaagattttaactatatatatatatatatatatatatatatatatatatatatatatatatatatatatatatatatatatatatatatatatatatatatatatatatatatatatatatatatcatgttttaAATAATAAGACGTACATATTTTCAAACGTTAATACTTTacaacgtagtaaaatatattattagaaaatattaacttatatatatatatatatatatatatatatatatatatattctcttgtaaagatttaaaataatattattaaatatattttaataaataaacgagaaaatgatttaatgaagcaaatgaccaaaacactcgaacgttaaaattacatttcgagtgatatagtttatggataatttgagtctatattttgacaagggtacgagtcacgaaacgtaaaatgcaaattATTAAAGCATACGtagtaacgttcgaaaaaccgaaatcgggacataagtcgagcataaatgtacaagtcatcggaactaatgtTACAAGTCAACTgtacacgtgaatataatataatatataaattatatatataaatatatataaaatataattaaatcgTCGGCAGCCTTGAATGATTGGAGGATGAGCTAGaatcatttagaaatcgtgtggtttcgatgaacggattaaaagatatgatcaactgaattatcattaattctaatattattattattattattactatcgtcgttactgttatcgtcattattattattatctaataataattattattattattatcattatcaatataattattatcattaaaattgttattgttattattaatactatcgttattatcactaaggttattattaatactattattattattattattattattattattattattattattattattattattattagtattatcattagtattattataattattattattagtatcattatcattaaaactaatattagtatcatctaattattatgattactattattatcattattatgaatgcgatataaaaaaagactaaaagctattaaacaaatcgattaggaaataatgagtataagtatcatgatgaaattaaaatattgtaagatattgatttagataaaaatatcattttcattatttttatcattattattattattattattaaaagtatcattaatattaaaactatcatttttattaaaattatcatttttaatagaaatatcattgttattataaaatatcagtattgttatcattttagtattattattattaaaaattatcattttgaatagaattattattttatataaaatattattattattacagttaatattaaaaagtatcgttattattaaaattatcatgattagaattatcattttattataattaatatcatcattagtaaataaatattgttattattattattagtagaataataataattattattattattacaaaataatacaacctttactcattattattattatcaatattattttatcaaataaatatgtaatacaaagatatttttaccacacgtaatataattacattaataatacataccactatatttttatgatattgagtgaactgtataaattttattacttgagataaataaaagtatattttcatcatatataaattttaatataaaattttatttattaataaatgacttgtgttatttactctaataaaatctgataaatatatttaaatatataaaatgactatatttaagttatataataaacatgtatagattttggaagtcattttgggtcaagttgacttttgcatatcggtctcgagcattaggattgtgatacactacgacttgacctaaattgttagacaaatattgaccaacatataaatatatatacttaatattgaagaaatgttttgctaaagaagatctcactattccgttagatgaaatccaaatcaacgaaaaacttcaattcatcgaagaacccgtcgaaataatggatcgtgaggttaaaagacttaagcaaaacaagataccaattgttaaggttcgatggaatgctcgtagaggacccgagttcacctgggagtgtgaagatcagatgaagaagaaatacccgcatctatttccagaagattcgtcaacaccttcaacagcttaaaatttcgggatgaaatttattttaacgggtaggtactgtagtgacccgaacttttccatgtttatatatattaattgagattgatatttacatgattaaatgtttccaacatgttaagcaatcaaacttgttaagacttgattaattgaaatatgtttcatatagacaattgaccacccaagttgaccggtgattcacgaacgttaaaacttgtaaaaactatatgatgacatatatatggatatatatatagttaacatgatactatgataagtaaacatatcattaagtatattaacaatgaactacatatgtaaaaacaagactactaacttaatgatttttaaacgagacatatatgtaacgattatcgttgtaaagacatttaatgtatatatatcatattaagatatattcatacatgataatatcatgataatataataatttaaaatctcattttatattataaacattgggttaacaacatttaacaagatcgtcaacctaaaggtttcaaaacaacacttacatgtaacgactaacgatgacttaacgactcagttaaaatgtatatacatgtagtgttttaatatgtatttatacacttttgaaagacttcaatacacttatcaaaatacttctacttaacaaaaatgcttacaattacatcctcgttcagttttatcaacgattctactcgtatgcacccgtattcatactcgtacaatacacagcttttagatgtatgtactattggtatatacactccaatgatcagctcttagcagcccatgtgagtcacctaacacatgtgggaaccatcatttggtaactagcatgaaatatctcataaaattacaaaaatatgagtaatcattcatgacttatttacatgaaaacaaaattacatatcctttatatctaatccataaaccaacgaccaaaaacacctacaaacactttcattcttcaattttcttcatctaattgatctctctcaagttctatcttcaagttctaagtgttcttcataaattctacaagttctagttacataaaatcaagaatactttcaagtttgctagctcacttccaatcttgtaaggtgatcatccaacctcaagaaatctttgtttcttacagtaggttatcattctaatacaaggtaataatcatattcaaactttggttcaatttctataactataacaatcttatttcaagtgatgatcttacttgaacttgttttcgtgtcatgattctgcttcaagaacttcgagccatccaaggatccattgaagctagatccatttttctcttttccagtaggtttatccaaggaacttaaggtagtaatgatgttcataacatcattcgattcatacatataaagctatcttattcgaaggtttaaacttgtaatcactagaacatagtttagttaattctaaacttgttcgcaaaaaaaagttaatccttctaacttgacttttaaaatcaactaaacacatgttctatatctatatgatatgctaacttaatgatttaaaacctggaaacacaaaaaacaccgtaaaaccggatttacgccgtcgtagtaacaccgcgggctgttttgggttagttaattaaaaactatgataaactttgatttaaaagttgttattctgagaaaatgatttttattatgaacatgaaactatatccaaaaattatggttaaactcaaagtggaagtatgttttctaaaatggtcatctagacgtcgttctttcgac includes these proteins:
- the LOC139855324 gene encoding uncharacterized protein: MWTLIKLFDAILLIYFIVIAFAVPLLDAQTILPSSIFPEILISFKNWFTYDFDNYLLSEKPRFFIGIAWLELLFAWPLSIASIYAILAGKNSWLTITYDYSRILGRLQTILETEFTRIEINWDMGRIGIE